TTGATATGGGGCTCATAGATCAAACTAATAGTACAAACTAACCAGCAACCAGAGCAATTCGTATCAAACAATCATTTTCCACCAGTAAACAAACCACCTCTGAATTTAGTACTAATACTGCTAAAAATGTATACTCAATTCCCCTCGCCTCTTATTCCAATCAGGAGCCTGGGGATTCATTTTCCCCGTGGACAGCTCAGACGTGGGAGGCGAGCTGTACTTTCTCACCACTGCCGCCTGCACCACGCTGCATATTCGTCCTTTGCCGCTCATAGCCGCCGTCGGCGCACCACTACAGATTCGTCCTTGGCCACTCAACGTCGCCGCTCCTGACGCCGGGCAGACCCGCTCGTCCCCGCTCAAAACTATTCCCTCGTGCAGCACCACCTCAACCACCGTTCGCCTTGTCCCAAATGCCGGCGAACCTTCCGGCACCAGGCTCTTCCCGACCTCCTAAAAAATAGTGGGTCTGTGCCATCCAAAGCAGAGAAAACTAAGCAGTCTGTCGCACAAACTTCAAATCGTGCTGTACGCTGGAAGAAATCGGATCAAAACGGCATACCTGTGGACTGGCTGCATTAGGAACTCCATGGCGCGTCGGGTCGCCTGTTCTTCTTCTCGCTCCCTCTCCCCTCTGCGGCGCTGGGGCAGAGGAGCCAGGGTTTGCATTCAAGACGAATCTGGCGTCCTGTGACGGAAAGTAAACTTTCTGGGCCACGGATCACATAGATTCTAGCGGTTCTGACCCACGGCTCAGTCCGTCACAGGTTGACGGGCGCCCATAACTTGGCCCACCTCACAGCTCTGACGCATACGTATTATCTTACCCCACGCATTTTCCCACAATCCAACAGGCATCGTATAAAAAATTAGTCTACATCCCAACGCCTGCACGGACGCACCTGATATCGCGAGCATATGAGCTCGAGCGCAATTACTCCGTGTCCCTGCCGGCAAAGCATTGATACATATAGCTTGGACCAGACAAATCATGTTAGTGGATCATGGCAGATTACATATGCAAATTAGATAGACACTGAGAGATATGCTGAGAATAATATTTAAGCAAGCTGCCTTGCACTAGAACAATCATCCATAAAACTGCAATAAATTGAGCAAAAGGATAAATAGAAATACAAAAAATTAATGAAAGCATGCTCTTCAAGTATTCTGACAATCATCAGTTCACTAGGTACAATAATGACCCAAAATAAGCAGCAATGTGAAATGATATAGTTATCCCGTTTATATGAAGGAAGCATGAAGCAAATGGTCATGCATAGTTACCAAATACTCACGTAGAGGTAACACAGTATAAATGGCATTAGGATGTGATAGATCCATAACCACGAAAAACTAATCAAAGGCATGTAGCAACTAGTAGTAGaagtaaaacaaacaaaaaatacatCCATGATGAACACAAAAGAGGACATATTGATTACCACTTAACATATTCGCAAAGAGGGGAAGGGTAATGAGTTTTGAGTCATCTGGGAGCTAGAGGGAGCAAAACCTGCATTATCAGAAGGAACTGGGGGAGTACTAAGGAGGAGGTAAACTGAAAGCATGGCAGTTCGATTGAACAGGAAGGCAACCGGAAGTATTCACATCCAGTAGAGAGGATAGAACATTAGCAAATAAAAGAGAAATCAGGTGGTTAAAGGCATAAGGAAGAGAAGCAGGGCCTGGAGAAAACGTCAAAGATGCAGTCTGCCATCAATGCAAGGAGGTGACCGGGTGAACATGTAAGCAAAGAGTTGTGGATGATAATAAACAGATGAAGACAGTTTGCTAGCTCTGACTTGAACAACAAAAATTACAGAAGTGAAACTAAACAATACACCAATTGCAGGCCATCGCCTGGCTGCAGAGAACATACAAAATTATATACCACTAACAGATTATTTTTTCTAACAAATCATAATAATTACATACTACAGAAAATAATCGCTATATGTTGAAGAGGTCATCAAGCAGCAAAAGGAACAAGTGATATGACACTACTTAAACTTGTTAACTCAACAGGAAAGGATGAACCATACATGCCATGAACTAATTATCAAAAATTAACTTGGTTTTGTTACAACGAATATCTGAAGACATGCTTTACCTGCAGCGTAGACACTTCTGAATGGATGATAATGAGAAAGGGGGTAGGTTCCAGAAAGCTTCTTGAACTTCATTGACTCAAGATGGACCGTAAAGACGACGTGATCTGTCCACACGAATACCACATTATTTTCCTCCTCGAGCCCTGGTATCAACATGTCAGTCTCATCAGAATTCAGAGAAATTAGCTTGTCCAGTTCAATGGTTCTTCCAAGCCCCCATGAAGCGACACCATCACAATCAGTCTTCATCTTCCACAACTGGATGCTGCAGTCTGTCTGGATGAGTAAACCAAGGCCACCACCCTCTGCCCGCATAATCAAGAACATGTACTGGCCCTCTTCAAGGATATGCACCGGCACCCGTATCACAGCTAGGCTTTGCTTCTCCAAATCGAACTCGAGAATTCCATCCATATTCCCAGCAAGCTTCCAGTAAAGGGAATCCCCAACCAGCACAGCAGGCTTGTCAGTAGAAACCAAGGTGGGAGCATCACTCATTAGAACATCAGACGGAAGCTGTGTTGAGACAAGATCACCCCATGTGCCAGTCTCTGACGAGTAAACGCAGGCAAGCGCCCGCCTGTGTTGCTCGTCGTCGTTGTCTGCCACTGTCAACACCACCTGGAAGTGCTGGGCATCGTCTCCGGCGGCACGAGCACGAAGCACCGCCCCGTTGATCGTTGTCTTCTCTGCATGTGCCGCAACCCCCGGGGGCACGACAAGGCGGTGCTGTTCGCCGGTGACGGGGTCCCACACCAGGATCTGGTTCTTAGGTTTGTTGAAGACGAGCACCAGGCCATGGCGGCATCCGAGGGACATGAACTGGTCGCCGTCGCCGCGCTGCAAGGAGAAACGACCGGGGGAGACACAATCCGGGGCGTCGAGAGTGGGTACGAAGGGCAGGGCGTCATTTCTGCGGAAGAAACCGAGGAGGGGAGGGCCGCGGCGGTGGTGGATGCGGAAGCGGCGGGAGAATCCTTGGTCGGAGACGAGGAGGCGCCAGCGCTTGCAGACGGCGGAGGCGCGGGGCAGGGAGGAGGGCTGCGGGGGCAGGCGGACGAGGATCTCGCCGAGCAGGTCGTCGTCGCCCAGTGGCTCCATCGCCGGCGAGCGGGGTtgggggtggtggcggcggcggcggcttcgcctCGCTGCTCTTGCCGTCGTGCGGGCTGTGCGGGATGTGTGGTAGGTGGAGTCGAAGCAGCAGCAGCCCAAAATGAAATGTGGAAATGGATCGGCCCAAAGTTAGACTCAAGAAATCCGTTTGTATTTTTTTTTTCTCCCACGAGGGTGTGTATGATATGATTCATATCTCTCATATCTACGCTATCTAAATCTACATCCATACTAttattaaaagagcaaacataaATTCTCTTATAGCCACACCCAAAAATATACACATGATTACTAGGGACGTCTGATCAATCCAATTAAATCACATCCGACGGTATCTGCCACACAAACTAATGCCCCAGATTAAATGTTATGCCGGCAGACCACCTTACGCACTCTCTTCGTCCTTAATTAGCGGGGATTACTATCCCATAATTTTCTCTCTAGCCTCGTGATACATTGACGATCCTCTTGTGTTGTCCGGACGTGAGTGTGGATTCTGGCTGTTGCCCGTCGCACCTTCTTTGTTGTCCCATGGGCACGAGCGTGGATCGCCGCTGGTCCTCTCCTTCCCCATGGGCGCGGGCATGGATTGTCGTCGTCGCCATCCGCTCCTCTTCTATTACCCCATGGACGAGAATCACTTTCacaatcacgaagatcaaggaCTTGATCTCTGGTACTTTATCTCTGGATTAATAAATTCTTGATCTGTAGGCAGGCGTTGTTGTCGTGGTGGTTGTTGTGTCTTGGGTTAGAGTACCGGGAGCAACTCCTCCATGTTCGGGCGCTGGCACGCTCTCTAGCCGGTGCATGCATCCATCTTCAGCAGCTCCTCCTTTTTCTTCCCGGCGTGCTCTTGAAGTCCGTCGGGCCCCAGATTATCAAGATGTGAATTGCTCGATCCAAAGATGGATCCGAGGAGGAGCTAAATAGCCGAGATTTGATGACTGGACGTCTAATGATCCGCCTTGCAGAAGGAACCTATGGAGGAGCAGCTCGTGATCCACCACTACGTTCGGCAAGATAGCCGGCGATGATCTTCGCAGGCCCTAGGCACCGGCCTTCCACGCTAAAGATCTAATCGCTGCCATTGTTGACCAGTGCCCCCTGTTTCTGGAATAGTAACTGTTAGAAATCTCACTTCCAAGATTAATCTATATATACCCGTACTTCTACCGCTGAGTCCCCGTGCAATTCAAATAAGCATATATGCCATGTTTTTGACAACACCACGCATTGAACATTGAATATGGTCAACAGCATCAAAACCTAGCATTGGCTAATCTTCTATTTGCACGGACAACTTCTCGCTGAAAATGCTGGGCCCGCCAACATGTTCAGTGTCCCTATCCAGGTGGTTGCAAACGACGCGGGCTGCGCTAAGTATGGGACGGAGGCCTGTGTTGTGTCCTTTGCAATGGTGGCTGAAAGGTGCACTAGTACAGCgatgtgctatacaaacggtttttaacctctttccgcgatggcatttgaaATCGTcatcaagtgagtgtgggcgataggggtcctacccacatgacccaaaaatcatcggggatatgccctcctggcacacacgcttggcaaaatgaggccgtgtgcgaagggcgagcgctcaaatacggttatacgtacagtagtgctaaaaatataattatacaggcaaaatcatttccgattataagtacatcccacacagtcaatctccGCTAAACCTTTCCGTTCATATATAGATCCCATACAGTCGCTCCAAGAAAAACatttggacatcgcattgcagaattgaaccaagcaattaattaaacaccacaagaaatgaaccaaacgttaactgagcaccacattgcacaatataacatactcctaatagaagatcagacagttaaccaaaccaagcatgcttgacaacttggaaatatagcaattgtatttgtttctcgtgtattttataaagaaaaattcaatttatttctcaaaTGGAAGAATATACGAAATTGCACCCTGaataattgaacatcacatttgcagaattgaaccaaacagttaacttaacacgacaactaattaaccaaacagttaataagtgagcaccacattgcatgacatatagaacatatacactagagcaacaggttgcatggtaaaagtagatagcacaattcactagaatttattaaggaaaggcagtagctagcaaactgaacatgggtccttatagtgagctaataagacaagctactcctcattctcggagatatcgatgatgattagctccttggacatggaagagggtgaggcctccgcatcgtgggtgcccacgaactatcgtttaaagcagccaaccgcatcgcGTCGTCGGTGcacgaggcgtcgacggtggcctcaacggcggggtgctcctccaagatctgggggtcggcacgaatggcatccATTGTGACCACATCCgcacgtgcggccgcgatttgcttctccgctgccaaatgctccttgagatcctagctatactgcatgcaccatggcttagggtggcgcttatttggtggaggggtcagtgatttgggtggaaggtgtcgcgccagcggtcagggcatgtgggatgtggaaggaggaggaggatgggggtcgggtgtggattacctacctggatagacgaggccgagtagcgtgaaggagggtcgccggcgaggaggcggcgctgcaagcaaggagtgaatgtttcaacttggaaaggaaggcggaaacaggggaaatgtggcttttggtaagagggagggcggggaggtagatatatccacggaagccgaaaatttggaatcggttcagcgaaaaaactggcgcgcaaagtgtcatcagacacggtcccttattcagaactgtgtatgatatgtgaacatcacaaacgattcagatagcttaacctgtgtgtgatgagtttgaacgtcagaaattttggttcaaatttccctggttacagtggtcatccacgtcattgcataatttgggtacacaaaggagactacagcacacccacacttcttaatcgagcaagttcagcaattaaacagagctaactgacctaaacattactctaacactacaaaaaaagactcatccgtgacattttgggctgaacgattttttttctatcatgcttataacacttctatgacgataattgtgacaaaacccggtatcatcatagatgcggtgggctcctacttctatgacaaaaaatcatgacagaaaatgggtctTTCATCCTGGGCgcgccggagacgcagttgcatgacattctttgggccgtccatgacgtaaaaaaaatggtagaagcgagggtgagcaAAATATCAgagagttctcggttacggtgggtggggggccgagcgatgcacggaggtttgcgcgtttctctcgtacacgtatgcgcgtgtgtgcgatgcgttgctctctaactgaacccgagcgaggcgttgggctctaactaaacccgagcgattgcactagctacgttactgaaccccgatcggtcccttgctgttaactatacccgagtgattccttcgctactgctgctaattgaagccgatcgatgctgcctcttgatgaacaatgagcgNNNNNNNNNNNNNNNNNNNNNNNNNNNNNNNNNNNNNNNNNNNNNNNNNNNNNNNNNNNNNNNNNNNNNNNNNNNNNNNNNNNNNNNNNNNNNNNNNNNNNNNNNNNNNNNNNNNNNNNNNNNNNNNNNNNNNNNNNNNNNNNNNNNNNNNNNNNNNNNNNNNNNNNNNNNNNNNNNNNNNNNNNNNNNNNNNNNNNNNNNNNNNNNNNNNNNNNNNNNNNNNNNNNNNNNNNNNNNNNNNNNNNNNNNNNNNNNNNNNNNNNNNNNNNNNNNNNNNNNNNNNNNNNNNNNNNNNNNNNNNNNNNNNNNNNNNNNNNNNNNNNNNNNNNNNNNNNNNNNNNNNNNNNNNNNNNNNNNNNNNNNNNNNNNNNNNNNNNNNNNNNNNNNNNNNNNNNNNNNNNNNNNNNNNNNNNNccggttgggggtggatgaacaggaccccgtggagggctggatgaacaggaccccgtggagggctggttgaaccgtatccagtggagggctggatgaacagtagcccgtggaggggtggttgaacaggaccccgtggagagggctggttgaacagtagccggtggaggagcggtggaggctggacgaacaggagcccgtggatgaacagtcgcaggtggaggctggaggaggccgacggtggatgaacagtagcccgtggaggcagtccatggtggagatgaacagtatcccgtggaatcccgttttgcggtacgccacaaccctcccgatgaacagaacccccgtttcaaccgtagcgctccaacacaagtacgtttcctccgtgttccggtatgccacacccctcccgatcaataggaccccatttttcgaccgtaggaggtccaagagaagtccgtttcctccgttttgcggtatgccagacccctcccgatga
The sequence above is a segment of the Triticum aestivum cultivar Chinese Spring unplaced genomic scaffold, IWGSC CS RefSeq v2.1 scaffold19435-4, whole genome shotgun sequence genome. Coding sequences within it:
- the LOC123172996 gene encoding F-box protein At5g03970 — its product is MEPLGDDDLLGEILVRLPPQPSSLPRASAVCKRWRLLVSDQGFSRRFRIHHRRGPPLLGFFRRNDALPFVPTLDAPDCVSPGRFSLQRGDGDQFMSLGCRHGLVLVFNKPKNQILVWDPVTGEQHRLVVPPGVAAHAEKTTINGAVLRARAAGDDAQHFQVVLTVADNDDEQHRRALACVYSSETGTWGDLVSTQLPSDVLMSDAPTLVSTDKPAVLVGDSLYWKLAGNMDGILEFDLEKQSLAVIRVPVHILEEGQYMFLIMRAEGGGLGLLIQTDCSIQLWKMKTDCDGVASWGLGRTIELDKLISLNSDETDMLIPGLEEENNVVFVWTDHVVFTVHLESMKFKKLSGTYPLSHYHPFRSVYAAAICINALPAGTRSNCARAHMLAISVIRLRIGAAGPNRHLALPV